The following is a genomic window from Neodiprion lecontei isolate iyNeoLeco1 chromosome 4, iyNeoLeco1.1, whole genome shotgun sequence.
AAATCTTTACCGCAGTAACTTTACCGCCGATATCCGCCATTCGAAGTACACTCACTCATAAATATACCGCCTACGACATATTCACGGCCTGGGTAGTATGGGGCAGATATCACGGTTACATCCTTAGTCTTGGACCACGTCAGCTGCATCTGATAACCTTAAAGTTCAACCAAAATGACAATTATTTGAGGAGTCGAGATATCTGATGAAAATCACTTATCCGATATTTGCCTCAATTTGGAAAGTCGAAAAATGGAGAAATCAATTATAGAAACGATTCCACCTGTCACTTCCAAACAGTTTACTAGTATATTGTGTACCAAGGGCGTAAAACGGGATTTTTTAAAGGGAGAACTGCAACCACACGAGGTTCAAAAACCTGCTTCGCCCTTGGTGCacaccatattttttgtaACGCATGTACGGatcattctcatttttttgGGATATTAAGCGGGGCTGATGTGATCGTTTCCTGATACGGCAACCACGTACTTATTAGATTATGTGAAAGAATTTCGCTtattagaaagaaaaagagtgGGAAGATATTTGTTAATTAGTTTTGTTAGGAAAATAAACATATTTTGTCAcaattattgataattttcttaaagatattgaaaaatgttgaaaaattttttgccgcATAAGCGggcaaaaaagaaatttaaaaaaaggcCAGCTGCTCGGTGTAGCGGtcgttttaattatttttttgcctgCCAGTTTAAAAACTGTTACTTTAGTCTCGCGTAATGCGTCAAAATAACGCGAAAATCGTGCACGTATTacgacaaaatatttcatccgTAACCATTCAGCTGCTCTAAATATCAGTGTAAGGTGTGACTGTGATCGAGAACgcgcgaaatttttcagtcaCTGGCTTGGACcgtattatttactattttgtGAAACTTTACGCATATCGTAAAACTctatttgtaaaattcatgAAACGAAGTCAGCGAAGCTTGACGGTCAAACTTTCTTACACAGCCTTGATTCCAGTGGGATAAAACTCCCACAGACTTGTAACCTGGTATTTTCTTATCCATTTGCTTGCGAATTATAAACTCATACATACGTAGATAAGCATATAATACGTAGCAATTGCAACACAAGCTACATATGTATAAAGCATCAGGCATCTTTGCCAGGTTAAAGTTTTCAGTTTTCGTGGAATGAAGTTTGACAATTTCAAATCGACGCGTATACGGACCAGACTGGAGTAACAAAGCTTTTACACTACCCTCGGAACTATAGAACGTCTATTTTTACACCTTTAACAATGAAGTTTTTTCTAATtgtcttcattatttttcaattaccataaaaatgacgaaatagaaaattcataaaatgagataaaaaattgcagcTGACTGAATAGATCCAAAAATCGGATACCCCAAGTtattgtataatgtatgaATTAATATGAGAGAAATATAAGATGCATGTCAGACAGTCGAACTTCAAATTATTagatcgaataaaaattttttgtttttatgttttcgaaataataaaaactgtGGTCATTACGGTCATTCGTAATGCTCAGGGTGACCGTATCGTACAAATACTTCATGACCATTTCAGACGAATTTCATACTATTTCGTTACTATTGCGCAATCATTTGGAACCATCCGATACGTGTTCCATAATATTGCATGTCATTTCAAAAGTATTTCATACCATTTTATACCCTTTTATACCATTTCGTAGACGACTGTCTGAACTATGTTATAAGTGGATACCCCCTCTAGTTTCATAACGTAATTAAACGGTAACTCACTTGTCGAAAACGGCAGTACGGTCACCCATGCTAAAGGATATACGAACTGTCTTACGTTCTTTTCTATTAATGTCCGAGCTGGTTCTTCGTAGAGAATATCGGCGCCAATCAGCACGCCAAACGTTCCGAACGGGGTACTAAAAGCCGTGGCATTTAGTTCTTTCGGTCGATTGAATTCGCCGAATTCGTTGTAACGATAATATTTCCGGTACCTACGGAAAAGTAATATAATCCTCGAAATCTCAAGGATTTCATTAAAGCTGGGAATGTCGGATAAGCGCGGAATTTTTGCCACAATTGCCAGAGAATGTCTTTGGAGTAGTAAcgtagaaaataaaactaaactCTGGTATTAAAATCGTTTGTTAATCAAACATTGAAATTATCTAATACACTTGCAGGGCTGTGTTTGCAAACAAAGGCTCATTCGCTAACTTGGCTATCACTTTCGTGCAGTTTATTGGGTACGATTAAACTCTATGAATGAGTATAGTGTGAAAGTAACCATAACTATTAGGACAATGTTATAGCTATCATCGGGAGGATTTACATATTACTAAACGggaagtaattttttcaccttgcGACTATTCTCCCTTCCGAACTGAATACCACGTTAGAGGAGTATAGACAGTTGTCTTTCTTTTCAACCAGGTTGATCACTACGTAAAGTTTACGCCTTTCTGCCGCACACGAAATTTTATGAAGAACCTGAAACCGTTGGAAtctttaatattttaatattgaaaAGGCGCGCAGATTGGGAAAAAGTGTTATTTGATGACTCACCTCATGAATACCGGATTCATTACATGGCAGGGAATTTTTCTCAGGATCCGGGACTTCGATAGACCAATTGCTCAAAGCTGATCTATTCGGTAAATGTATCGAAGTCAGCCCCAATTCAGGAAATACTATGATTTTTGCCTGCAAAGAAAACAActttaaataaatttccgTTTTAAGATTTGTGATCTCAAAATCATATGATGTATAGGTAGAACGATAAAGTTCGCAAGCGTTCGTCCCGTAATTTGTCTCGTTTATTCAGTAAATTGTGTCTCTTTCGTCTAGAAAGTTTATCTCGTTTGTTCGGAAAGTTATTAAAATTTGTGGATTAGATTTTCATGACTTCGATCGACGTTTTTATTAGTTTCATTATTTCTATTGTTTTTAGTGCACTTATAATTTTGGTTATCAGCATTAtcaacatcatcatcattattattgttatcgttgttgttgtcgtttaTACCTCGCTATATCCAGTTACAGCTTGACTAATCGTAAGTTACATTTTACGAATAACAAAAACTGGTTTGATAACggtttaaattttatattatagcATTGTAAACAGATATATTTCCGGTGTTGAGTAACTATCAAGTGGGGGGGATactttcaattaattttatcaacaacTTTTATTAACTCCGTCGTTAAAATTATTGCAACATAAAAAAACGTTGTGTACATCATTTATTGTTTTAACGAGTGCAAAAACAGTCACGGATTTGGAATTTCGTGTAATAAATACATCCATCAAACTTTCTACATCTAAACTATCGGCTTcggttgaataaatatttaacagAGCCACGTGACTAAGCCGGTTTTGCGACATTTTTACGGATGTCAAGTTCCCTAAATCCTGTACACGCATGCACGTAGATAATTTTGGGTACCAAGTGGTAAATTTACCAAGCGGGTGTTCTTTCTCTTTCGACTTAGCCATCTGGATAAATTCATGATGCTCGTGACGAAAAATTTGCCGTAGACCAATGAAGTTATTGATAAAATTACTAACCACTATGTTTCCTAACCTGTGAGCACTGTAACCGTTAGTTTTTATGTTTAAATTAAATCATTTAATTAAATGAtacgatttaaaattttttttttttgatatcttAATAACACGCGGACAATAAAGTTTTTCACTTTCACTTGGAACAGTCGTGTTAAACTACGAGAAGGGACGTCAATTGTACAATTGAGGAGCTGAAGAAGAATTTTAATCtaacttttttcgaaaaaaaaaaaaaaaatgtaatataaaatGTTACATGATGCAAATTGAAgtgcaaatttatttactaCTTTCAACTGAACTGCATTTGGTATCAAAATGTGTGCAGATTTGGGAGTCCCGATTCCGAAGTTGCCGTGcctatttttttctataattgtGATCGCCTATGCTACAGACCAGAGTGTTTTAGACCGTGGCTGTTCACTAGATTCAGAATTCTGGACCAACAGTTTCAGACATGGGCGTATGCCGATGTTGTATCAGATCGACGATTCTCCAAAACTGTACCCTAATTTAAAATCCGATTGATTGGGTCTCGTTAATCAAATAAGCAATCAAGCAAgcaaaaaaatctcatttaacaatatttaatttttgctgCACGAATgtttgaatgaaagaaaatctaatacaaattataaagtaaaatataagGAAGAATAATACAaatgaaaagtataaaatCAAACTGAATCCACGCTTTATGGCAATATACCTATTTCTCTTAGCCTTCGTGATCggaatcaaataaaattttcatacggAACGCAATAGTATTGCAATTTACCGTATTGCCTCGGTTTCGACAGagtgaatttttccaagcaACAAAGTTGTTTCAACACAATACCTCGAATTCGTTAAATAAGATACTCTTTTACGAAGTGAATCTATCGACGTGACAATTTCCAAGTTTTGATATTCTGCTATAATTTATGGTGGTTACCTGCCACTTTGGCCAGGTACCTGAGCTATGAAGTACGCGTTTAGTCAGCTGTGCGCTTTACATCAGATCTGCTACCGAGCTGCCGAACGTCACCTGATTTCGTTCGGTTAAGTTCGTTGTCGGTAGAAGTAAGGCGTATCTCCCTCTCGAATCGTCGTCAGTCTGTCCAGTGTCGTTAGTGTGGGAAGATCGGAAGATCC
Proteins encoded in this region:
- the LOC107222710 gene encoding biotinidase isoform X2, which gives rise to MMEFLIRPLLLILLIAQMQSAQDSYKAATFEYEPEYIPDDPLETMRLNAKEFEKQIEIVSKEYAKIIVFPELGLTSIHLPNRSALSNWSIEVPDPEKNSLPCNESGIHEVLHKISCAAERRKLYVVINLVEKKDNCLYSSNVVFSSEGRIVARYRKYYRYNEFGEFNRPKELNATAFSTPFGTFGVLIGADILYEEPARTLIEKNVRQFVYPLAWVTVLPFSTSYQMQLTWSKTKDVTVISAPYYPGREYVVGGIFMSAGYDPKAARLNSAIVDIVPRKGRVSIDEISQSVTEPIGNDCVVRNKDIKLKIPCSTGIMRSRLQ